From a region of the Paenibacillus sp. R14(2021) genome:
- a CDS encoding aminopeptidase, which produces METFELKLNKYAELVVKVGVNIQVGQVLIVHAPIETAELTRLIVAKAYEAGAKFVIVEWDDDAVTRARYEKASDDSFDYYPQWLADSMVHFAEEGGAILHIKVPNPDLFQGIDSSKVSAAVKSAAIARKEYSTYTRNSKISWSLIKAPTRAWANKVFADLPEEQRVDAMWEAIFAMVRVNTDDPQAAWREHINHLKKSQDQLNAKRYKSLRYRAPGTDLRVELPEGHIWRGGGGENEKGIYFVANMPTEEVYTMPHRAGVNGTVRSTFPLNLNGRLVEGITFTFKDGKVTAYDADSGREHLTSLLETDEGAAYLGEIALVPHDSPISNLNRVFYNTGIDENASCHFALGSAYPVNIEDGTKLSSEELLARGANVSLTHVDFMVGCATLDIDGELPDGTIEPVFRQGNWAY; this is translated from the coding sequence ATGGAGACTTTTGAGTTGAAGTTAAATAAATATGCTGAATTGGTCGTCAAGGTTGGGGTGAATATTCAAGTCGGGCAAGTGCTTATCGTACATGCCCCGATCGAAACGGCTGAACTTACCCGATTAATTGTGGCGAAAGCTTATGAGGCAGGAGCCAAATTTGTCATTGTGGAGTGGGACGATGATGCGGTCACTCGTGCCCGATATGAGAAGGCCTCGGATGATTCCTTCGATTATTATCCGCAATGGCTGGCCGATAGCATGGTCCATTTTGCCGAAGAGGGCGGGGCGATCCTGCATATCAAAGTACCCAATCCGGACCTGTTCCAAGGTATCGATTCTTCCAAAGTATCGGCGGCGGTCAAGTCTGCGGCTATCGCGCGAAAGGAATATTCGACGTATACGCGCAATAGCAAAATCAGCTGGTCGCTGATCAAAGCCCCAACTCGCGCATGGGCGAACAAAGTGTTTGCCGACCTTCCGGAGGAACAGCGCGTGGATGCGATGTGGGAAGCGATATTCGCAATGGTACGCGTGAACACGGACGATCCTCAAGCTGCTTGGCGCGAGCATATTAATCATTTGAAGAAGAGCCAAGATCAACTGAATGCCAAACGTTACAAGAGTCTCCGTTATCGTGCGCCGGGAACGGATCTGCGAGTGGAGCTGCCTGAAGGCCATATTTGGCGCGGCGGCGGCGGCGAGAATGAGAAGGGCATCTATTTTGTCGCAAACATGCCGACGGAAGAGGTGTACACCATGCCGCATCGTGCCGGCGTGAACGGAACAGTAAGAAGTACATTTCCGCTCAATTTGAACGGTAGACTTGTCGAGGGGATCACGTTTACGTTCAAGGACGGCAAAGTGACTGCGTATGATGCCGATTCGGGTCGTGAACATTTAACATCGCTGCTCGAAACGGACGAAGGTGCAGCTTATCTCGGCGAGATCGCATTAGTGCCGCATGATTCCCCGATATCGAATTTAAACAGAGTATTCTATAATACGGGCATCGACGAGAATGCTTCCTGTCATTTTGCGCTTGGAAGTGCTTATCCCGTAAATATAGAAGATGGAACAAAGCTTTCCAGTGAAGAACTTCTGGCGCGGGGTGCGAATGTAAGTCTGACGCACGTCGACTTTATGGTCGGCTGCGCGACGCTCGATATTGACGGAGAACTGCCTGATGGGACAATCGAGCCTGTTTTCCGACAAGGGAATTGGGCGTACTAA
- a CDS encoding nucleoside 2-deoxyribosyltransferase, which translates to MQPKVYMAGFEVFQTDAVETGVRMKQLCKDYGFEGIFPLDKDITPQPDPLETAKLIFDGNVKLVQKADIIIANLNPFRGKEPDSGTVFECGLGYGLGKKLYGFLSDNRAMAEKLLPETQAATGLYEDGMRVENFGLPVNVMLSIPITIVEGTLEDALKQAREDLLQTR; encoded by the coding sequence ATGCAACCGAAAGTGTATATGGCAGGATTTGAAGTGTTTCAGACCGATGCGGTAGAGACGGGTGTTCGAATGAAACAGCTGTGCAAGGACTACGGCTTTGAGGGGATCTTTCCGCTTGATAAGGACATTACGCCGCAGCCTGATCCGCTCGAGACCGCGAAATTGATCTTCGATGGAAACGTGAAGCTGGTCCAGAAAGCGGATATTATCATTGCCAATTTGAATCCTTTTCGGGGCAAGGAGCCTGACTCGGGGACTGTCTTCGAATGCGGGCTCGGCTATGGATTGGGTAAGAAGCTGTATGGCTTCCTCTCGGACAATCGAGCAATGGCAGAGAAGCTTCTCCCGGAGACGCAAGCTGCAACCGGTCTTTATGAGGACGGCATGCGCGTGGAGAACTTCGGTCTCCCCGTGAACGTGATGCTTTCGATCCCTATAACGATCGTTGAAGGTACGCTCGAAGACGCGCTTAAGCAAGCGCGGGAGGACTTGCTGCAAACGCGATGA
- a CDS encoding M48 family metallopeptidase: protein MEIQLEQRTIDVHVAYGAGKKLSIHIEPNGFITVKAPNGTSDEQILRAVRQHGQAITAQLDRLEKAREALQMKDYQEEGKFLHLGQYCLLSDLINTTARNEEELRQRLKKFYFASCKKVVLERILIYQKQLKVTPKSIEIVESSTKWGSCSSKKQLTFNYRLAMAPIEVIDYVIIHELCHLAHMNHDRSFWRLVGSIMPDYKEKEAYLARYGQAMTL from the coding sequence ATGGAGATTCAACTTGAGCAGCGAACCATTGACGTTCATGTCGCATACGGCGCTGGGAAGAAGCTTTCCATCCATATCGAGCCTAACGGGTTCATTACGGTGAAGGCCCCCAACGGTACAAGCGACGAGCAGATCTTGCGCGCAGTAAGACAGCACGGACAGGCCATTACGGCACAACTGGATCGGCTTGAGAAAGCCCGTGAGGCGCTGCAGATGAAGGATTATCAAGAGGAGGGCAAGTTCCTCCACCTGGGGCAATATTGCCTTTTGAGTGATTTAATTAATACAACGGCACGGAATGAAGAAGAACTTAGACAGCGTTTGAAAAAGTTTTATTTTGCAAGCTGCAAGAAGGTTGTTTTGGAACGTATTCTAATATATCAAAAGCAGCTGAAAGTAACGCCTAAATCGATTGAAATTGTCGAGTCCAGCACGAAGTGGGGAAGCTGCAGCTCGAAGAAGCAGCTAACGTTTAACTACCGGCTAGCCATGGCCCCGATCGAGGTCATCGATTACGTCATTATTCATGAGCTATGCCATCTTGCGCATATGAATCACGATCGGTCATTCTGGAGATTGGTAGGGAGTATTATGCCGGACTATAAAGAGAAGGAAGCGTATCTGGCGCGATACGGACAGGCCATGACGCTTTAA
- a CDS encoding multidrug effflux MFS transporter, translating to MSAVRKYDRIRLVLLLGAFSALGPLTIDMYLPSFPAIAASFGTEASVVQLSLTACLIGLALGQIIMGPLSDVHGRRKPIIISMLLYLAASFACAIAPNIYWFIAARFIQGFAASAGIVISRAIVRDMYSGPELTKFFSMLVLVNNLFPMIAPMAGSGVISFTTWVGVFVVLGFVGLLLVILATMNLKETLRAENRVSGNFGELFTGIKGLFKDRQFIGFALAQGIMIGGVFAYVSGTPFIYQNIYGASPQLFALLFASNGISLIIGSQAVGRFSKSFSERRFVVLGLLISCMASFAALLVILMHGPLLALVIPLFFFVASIGMTSTAAFVLAIGSQGQRAGSASALLGLLPFVLGACTSPLVGIAGENSAVPMGVIILSTSLLALLSYFSLAQQKQMKLAHNNAAAKVSQ from the coding sequence ATGTCTGCAGTTCGAAAGTACGACCGCATTAGGTTAGTTTTGTTGTTAGGCGCTTTCTCGGCACTTGGCCCGCTTACGATTGATATGTATTTGCCGTCATTTCCGGCTATAGCCGCTAGCTTCGGAACCGAAGCTTCAGTCGTTCAGCTTAGTTTGACGGCATGCCTCATCGGCTTAGCGCTAGGCCAAATTATTATGGGACCGTTAAGCGACGTTCATGGAAGACGGAAACCTATTATTATTTCGATGTTGCTCTATTTGGCCGCTTCGTTTGCCTGCGCGATCGCCCCGAACATCTATTGGTTTATAGCTGCGCGGTTTATTCAAGGATTCGCCGCCTCTGCGGGAATCGTCATATCGAGAGCCATTGTACGCGATATGTACAGCGGACCGGAGTTGACGAAATTTTTCTCGATGCTCGTACTCGTTAATAATTTGTTCCCGATGATTGCACCGATGGCGGGCAGCGGCGTGATCTCCTTTACGACATGGGTTGGCGTCTTCGTCGTACTGGGTTTTGTCGGCTTGCTGCTCGTTATATTGGCTACGATGAATTTAAAGGAGACCTTGCGTGCCGAGAATCGGGTATCCGGCAACTTCGGAGAACTATTTACCGGCATTAAGGGACTGTTTAAGGACCGGCAGTTTATAGGCTTCGCGCTTGCGCAAGGCATTATGATCGGCGGCGTATTCGCCTATGTATCAGGGACGCCGTTCATCTACCAAAATATTTACGGAGCTTCCCCGCAGCTGTTTGCGCTGTTGTTCGCATCCAATGGGATAAGCTTAATCATCGGTTCGCAAGCCGTTGGACGCTTCAGCAAGTCGTTCTCGGAACGCCGTTTTGTCGTCCTTGGTTTGCTGATATCTTGCATGGCAAGCTTTGCGGCTTTGCTCGTTATTCTCATGCACGGTCCATTACTAGCATTAGTTATTCCGTTGTTCTTCTTCGTAGCGTCCATTGGCATGACGTCAACGGCGGCATTTGTTCTGGCGATTGGATCCCAAGGTCAGAGAGCGGGAAGCGCATCGGCACTGCTTGGCTTGCTGCCATTCGTCCTGGGAGCATGCACTTCTCCATTAGTAGGCATTGCCGGGGAGAATTCCGCGGTTCCAATGGGGGTCATCATTTTGTCGACAAGTCTGCTTGCGCTTCTCTCTTACTTCAGTCTCGCGCAGCAGAAGCAAATGAAACTTGCGCATAACAATGCTGCAGCCAAGGTATCTCAATAA
- a CDS encoding methyl-accepting chemotaxis protein: protein MWRNVVYLSMKWKLILSFAAIALLFAGTALYQGNKTKLVEVSMETQKAEMENRITVAKITQLLQEMNGLETNLAKSSDLEAVDPFAEKKKQLFAEMALITFAADTDSYQKLQGLQSQGKAYTAYFDGLVDTMNDVDLDPMAALDKIDELHTKAIALNQTMLKDNEQLYTAAADNAEQAQSHSFALLNQTMSISVYAAVFVFIFTIVVAFLLIRSFLLPVNKLQSALRKIADGDLRHQINSSSNDELGRLSHHFDHMVNRVRDMLQQTLAVASSLSAYSRSFQQSSSITANSNQDIVKTIQEISVGAEQQAGQTEQSAGLIQELNQEIHAITAYTEAMLTTSNEANQNTRKGAAAVTELKRASEFSRDSIGKVYEALSRLTELSNQISKITNSITEVSNQTNVLALNAAIEAARAGTYGKGFAVISDEVRKLSEQTKESSVHIGIMIGELHSGMETFQTHMLETKASLEEQDHKVSETLFSFTVIDQSIQEISRQIGQIHHKADTTQARNATLAEAVQNVASIAEETAAAVQEVNASSLHQDGAIRDIARQAVDINELSQRLYQEISAFKIEDETIKAIAESPERAGETEKVA from the coding sequence ATGTGGCGAAATGTCGTATATTTGTCGATGAAATGGAAGCTGATTTTAAGTTTCGCTGCCATTGCTCTTCTCTTTGCGGGAACGGCTCTTTACCAAGGCAATAAAACGAAGCTGGTAGAAGTATCGATGGAAACGCAAAAAGCGGAGATGGAGAACCGTATCACGGTGGCTAAAATCACGCAGCTGCTGCAAGAAATGAACGGTTTGGAAACCAACTTGGCCAAATCAAGCGATTTGGAAGCCGTTGATCCTTTTGCAGAGAAGAAAAAACAGCTGTTTGCCGAAATGGCATTGATTACGTTTGCGGCCGATACGGATTCCTATCAAAAATTGCAAGGCTTGCAAAGTCAGGGTAAGGCGTATACGGCCTACTTTGACGGTCTGGTGGATACGATGAACGATGTAGATCTGGATCCCATGGCTGCTCTGGATAAAATCGACGAGCTGCATACGAAGGCTATTGCGTTGAACCAAACGATGCTGAAGGACAATGAACAATTATATACGGCCGCTGCCGACAATGCCGAGCAGGCGCAGAGCCATTCTTTTGCATTGCTGAACCAGACGATGTCGATTTCCGTGTACGCGGCGGTATTCGTATTTATATTCACGATTGTGGTCGCGTTCCTGCTTATCCGTTCCTTCTTGCTCCCTGTGAACAAGCTGCAATCGGCGCTGCGGAAGATCGCCGATGGAGACCTGAGGCATCAGATCAACTCTTCTTCTAACGACGAGTTAGGCCGCCTGAGCCATCATTTCGATCACATGGTGAACAGAGTGCGGGACATGCTTCAGCAAACGCTTGCCGTCGCATCTTCGCTTTCCGCTTACTCGCGCTCATTTCAACAATCCTCTTCGATTACCGCCAATTCGAACCAAGATATCGTAAAGACCATACAGGAAATTTCCGTAGGCGCAGAGCAGCAGGCTGGGCAAACGGAACAAAGCGCCGGACTGATTCAGGAGCTGAACCAGGAAATCCATGCGATCACGGCATATACCGAAGCTATGCTGACGACAAGTAATGAGGCCAATCAGAATACCCGCAAAGGAGCTGCGGCTGTTACCGAATTGAAGAGAGCCTCCGAGTTCTCCCGCGATTCGATTGGCAAGGTGTATGAGGCTTTAAGCAGACTGACCGAGTTATCGAACCAAATCTCGAAAATCACGAATTCCATTACGGAAGTATCGAATCAAACGAATGTTCTCGCTTTGAACGCGGCTATCGAGGCGGCTCGGGCGGGGACCTATGGGAAAGGCTTTGCGGTGATTTCCGACGAAGTTAGGAAGCTGTCGGAGCAAACAAAGGAGTCATCCGTACATATTGGTATCATGATCGGCGAATTACATTCCGGCATGGAAACGTTCCAAACTCATATGCTGGAAACGAAAGCAAGCTTGGAGGAACAGGATCATAAAGTATCGGAAACGCTGTTCTCCTTCACTGTAATCGATCAATCGATTCAGGAAATCAGCAGGCAGATCGGGCAAATTCATCACAAGGCAGATACGACCCAGGCTAGAAATGCGACGCTCGCCGAAGCCGTTCAAAACGTAGCATCCATTGCGGAAGAAACAGCGGCGGCAGTTCAGGAAGTGAATGCTTCCAGTCTGCATCAGGACGGTGCGATTCGCGATATTGCCCGCCAAGCGGTCGACATCAATGAATTATCGCAAAGGCTGTACCAGGAAATAAGCGCGTTCAAAATCGAAGATGAAACCATAAAAGCAATTGCCGAAAGCCCAGAGAGGGCAGGGGAAACCGAAAAAGTAGCGTAG